The segment TGATGCTGCGGCTCGGCAGCCCATCCTTCGCATTGTCAGTCAGCATCGGCGCGGCCACCCATATCCGTGTCGTTGCATTGGGCAAATGCAGAAGCACGTTACATCGTCGGGCCATGCCGGAAAAGCCGGTAAATGATGCTAATTCTGTAATTTATTCAACCGCAGGGACAGGAAGGCGACGCGTTGTTGCGGCCGATGGCGGCGATGCGCCGGGGCCCGTTGTCCGCGGTGTCGGCCATCTGTTAAACCCAGACCGATTGGCGGTCGGGTCCGGCCCTTGAAAACGGCACCGCACCCGGCCCGCGGTTTGGAACAGCAGCGATCCATGCAACTCGACCTTCTCAAGCGACCGGACGGGCGCACGGCCATCCTGATGCCGTCCGGCTTCGTTCTCGATCTGCTGACGCCGGACGCCACGGGCATGCCGATCGAGGACATAGCCCAGTGCCTGTCGTCCCAGCCGCGCTGGGGCGGCGCGGCGCGGCCCTGGTATTCGGTCGCCGAACATTCGGTGATGGTCTCGCGTCTGGTGCCGCCGCCCCTGGCCTACTCGGCCCTGATGCACGACTGCGAGGAATTCCTCGGCGACTGGCCATCGCCGGTGAAGGTCATGCTGGACCGCGACTACGTCAAACAGCGCCTTCACCCCGTCAAGGACGCGCTGCGCCGCTGGTTCGGCTTCGATGACGAGGCGCCGGCCATCAAGCAGGCCGACCTCGTCTGCATGGCGACGGAGCTGCGCGACCTCCTGCCCCCGGCTTGGCTGGATTGGGGGCATCTGCCGGCCGCCCACCCGGACA is part of the Azospirillum baldaniorum genome and harbors:
- a CDS encoding hydrolases of HD superfamily, which codes for MQLDLLKRPDGRTAILMPSGFVLDLLTPDATGMPIEDIAQCLSSQPRWGGAARPWYSVAEHSVMVSRLVPPPLAYSALMHDCEEFLGDWPSPVKVMLDRDYVKQRLHPVKDALRRWFGFDDEAPAIKQADLVCMATELRDLLPPAWLDWGHLPAAHPDRIVPVGPDQAYALFLSRYEELKHLAKPVKAKPAKATRSRRKPEAR